TCTTCGCCGACCGCGGCTACGACCACGACAAGTACCGCCGGCTCCTGCGGCAGCGCGGCATCCGGCCAGTGATCGCCGAACGAGGGCAACCGCACGGCACCGGTCTGGGCACTTTCCGCTGGGTCGTCGAGCGGACGATCTCCTGGCTGCACGGCTTCCGCCGCCTGCGCATCCGCTGGGAACGACGCGACGACATCCACGAAGCCTTCCTCGGCCTCGCCGTCTGCCTGATCACCCACCGTCACGTCCAGAGGCTTTGTTAGGGCCAGTTAGACCGTGTCCTACATGGTCAGTTGGCGGTTGTGCTGGGCATGGGGAGTGGACGGTGGGGATGGATCGTTCCGGACGGCTTGTGGGAGTTGGCAAGGCCGTTACTGCCGCCGGCGCGGGTGCGTCCGCAGGGCGGCGGGGTCGCGAACATCGATGATGAGGCGGTGTTTGCCGCGATCATCTACGTCCTGTCAGCGGATGCGCTTGGCGGGCATTGCCACCGTGCTTCGGAGCGTCGAAATCGACCGTGCACCGCCGCTTCGCCATCTGGTCTCGCGCCGGGGTCTGGGGCCGGCTGCATCAGAAGGTTCTCCAACTCCTGGACGAGCAGGACCTGGTCGACCTGTCCCGCGCGGTCCTCGATTCCGCCCACGTGAGGGCTAAAAAGTGCCCCTATGGTTTTCGTCAAGCGGTGTTGATCTTGGGCGGTTCGTAGAAGGTGCCGTCGCGGAGCATGGCGAAGAGGACGTCGATGCGGCGTCGGGCCAGGCAGACGATCGCGGCGACGTGGTGTTTTCCCTCGCGTCGTTTCCTGTCGTAGTAGGCCCGAGAATCGGGCTGGGACAGTGAGGCGAAGGCGGCGAGGTAGAAGGCCCGCTTGAGCTGTTTGTTGCCTCGTCGGGCCGGGTGCTCGCCGCGGATTGAGGAGCCGGACCGGCGGGTGGCGGGTGCCAGGCCGGCGTAGGCGGCGAGGTGGCCTGCGGTGGCGAAGGCGCTGCCGTCACCGACGTCGATCAGGATGCGGGCTGCGGTCCTGATCCCGATGCCGGGCATCGAGGTCAGGACCTGGGAAAGAGGGTGTGCCTCCAGCAGTTCCTCGATCCTGGTGGCGAGGAGCCGGCGCTGGTCGAGCACGGCGGTGAGCGAGTCGGCCAGGCTGGGGACGATCAGGGCGGCCGCGTCAGTGCCGGGCACGACGACGGTCTGCTCGTCGAGCGCGTCGAAGATGTCTGCAACGAGCTGTTCTGCCATGCGCGGTGCCTTGGGCCGCAGCAGGGATATCAGCCGTCGTCTGCCGGCTTTCCGCAACTGTGCTGGTGAGCCGTGGCGTTCGAGCAAGAACAGGACGGCCGGGTGATCCAGGCGAGGACCCAAGACCCGTTCGAGCGAGGGATGGATCTGGGTCAGCAGCCCGCGCAGACGGTTCTTGGTGCGGGTGACCTCGCCGGCCAGGTCGTCGTCGAAGCCGACGAGCAACTTCAGCTCGGCGACGGTCTCGTCGTCCGGCGCCAGGTCCCGCAGCGTATGCGGCATGGTGCGGGCGGCATCGGCGATGACCGCAGCGTCCCGGGCGTCGGTCTTGGACTCACCGGGGTAGAGGTCGGCGATCCGCCGCATCGTCAGCCCCGGCAGATAGGCGACACGACAGCCGGCATCCCGCGCGACGGCCAGCGGCAGAGCCCCGATCGAGGCCGGCTGGTCCACCACGACCAGCACCGTTCCATGCCTGGACTGGAGCTTCTCGAACAGCTCACGCAGCCGCGGTTCACTGTTGGGCAGCGGCTTGTCGAACACCTTCTTGCCCGCCGGAGTCAGGGCGGTCCCGTGATGCTCGCCTTGCCGACGTCCAGACCGAGGTAGACATCGTTCCCACCCTCGTTGCTCACTCACCCTCCCCAGCAGACACCCTTCCCGGCCTCCGCTGCGGCATCAGCGTGCCGGCATCCACGTTACGAAGGCCTGCCCATCCCAGAGAGTGCGGATGAAGCGGTCATGCCCCTGATCAGCGGTCTGCCGATGCCTCCCGGCCCGGTGACACCACTTTTTCGATCATGCTCGACAAGGGGCGCAAGTCATGCCGGACCCGGAGACCGGGAACCCCAGTGCGGGGCCACGAAAAAGGTAACGGGGGCGAACTTGCAGGTCCGAGCCCCGTGGACCGAGGTAAGCCCGGTTCCAAGATGCATGTCCTGTCCGACGCGAATGGACTGCCCCTACGGGTCGGGCTCTCCGCGGCCAACACCCACGACAGCCTGGCCCTGAAGCCGATGCTGTCCCATTTCCACATGGGACACGAATCCCACGCAGCCGACTCCAAACCCGTGCGCCTTCATGCAGACAAGGCATACGACATCCCTCACCTGCGGCGATGGCTTTGGGGCAAACGCATCGGCGTCCGCATCGCCCGCAAGGGCATCGACTCCAGCGAACGTCTCGGACGTCGCAGGTGGGTCATCGAACGCACCATGTCCTGGCTGACCGGCTACCGCCGTCTCAACCACCGTGACGAGCGGAAACCAGGCACTACCTGGCCTTTCTCGGACTGGCATCCGCCCTCTGCTGCTACAAGCGGTTCCTCAAACTGACCATGTAGGACACGGTCTAAGGGGAGGTGCTGGTGACCCGCAGATTGACCTTGACAAAGCCAATAGCAGGGCGAAGGGCGATGTTTCCGGTCTCAAGCCTCATCGAGACCGGCCCCGTAAGCGAGTGTCCTCACACGCTGACCTGCGTTGTACTGGCCGTGGCGACGACTCATCTGTGTGTATGTAGTGATCCCTGTCCGCCGAGATCGTGGCGGTTGGCGTTGGCGGTCTTGATCTCCACTCTCCCCACTCGTGGTGGCTTGCTGGCGCGGGCCGCCGCATGACCAGTCGCGACCATCCGGACCTGCCCTGGAAGACGTCACAGCGCCGGGACGATGCCCGCCACGGGGATGTCAAGTGGTGGCGCGACGCAGTCTGCTACCAGGTGTACCTGCGTAGTTTCGCTGATGGAAACGGCGATGGTGTCGGGGACTTGGCCGGGCTGCGCCGACGCCTTCTGTATCTGTCAGAGCTGGGTGTGGACGCGGTGTGGGTCAATCCCTGGTACCCCTCTCCGATGGCCGACGGCGGTTACGACGTCACCGACTACCGGGCCATCGATCCCACGTTCGGGAGCCTGCCCGAGGCCCGCGCGCTGATTGAGGAGATCCACGCTCTGGGGCTGCGCATCCTGATCGACCTGGTGCCCAATCACGCCTCCTCGCAGCACCCCTGGTTCAGCGAGGCGCTGGCCGGCGGTCCCGGCTGCGTGGGGCGGGACCGTTTCATCTTCAGGCCGGGCCTCGGGCCGGATGGTGACCTGCCGCCCAACAACTGGCGGAGTGTTTTCGGCGGTTCGGCGTGGACCCGGGTCGTCGAACCCGACGGCATGCCCGGAGAGTGGTACCTGCATCTGTTCGCGCCCGAGCAGCCCGATCTCAACTGGGACAATGCCGAGGTTCGCCGGGAGTTCGAGTCGATCCTCAGGTTCTGGTTCGATCACGGCGTCGACGGGATCCGCATCGACGTCGCGCACGCCATGATCAAGGCCCCAGGTCTGCCGGACCTGGGCCCGGCAGACATCGAACTCATCGGCTCGGCGGCCCATCCAGGCCATCCTCACTGGGACCGCGAGGGAATCCACGACATCTTCCGTGACTGGCGCGCGCTGGCCGACTCCTATGCCGCGCCCCGCGTCTTCGTCGCCGAGGCGTGCGCACGCAACCCAGAACGCCTCTCCCGCTATGCCCGGCCCGGGGAACTGCACACCGCCTTCAACTTCGACTACCTGACAACCCCGTGGCGCGCGGCGCACATGCGCACCGCCATCGACAAATCCCTGACGACGATGGGCGCCGTCGGCGCACCGGCGACCTGGGTGCTCTCCAACCATGACGTCGTGCGACACCTCACCCGCTACGGGCGGCCGCAGTCCGACGGCCCGGTTCACGACCTCGCCGATCATCTTCTCGCCGGTCCGTTCGACCTGGAGCTGGGGACACGTCGGGCACGGGCGGCCGCGCTGCTCACGCTGGCCCTTCCGGGTTGCGCCTACCTCTACCAGGGCGAGGAACTGGGTTTGTGGGAGGTAGAGGACCTGCCTGATGAAGCACTGCAGGACCCCATCTGGCGGCGCTCGGGACACACCAACCGCGGTCGCGACGGCTGCCGTGTGCCGATGCCCTGGTCCGGCGACACCCCGCCCTTCGGCTTCAGTCCCGACCACGCCGGGTCAGCCCCGTGGCTGCCTCAGCCGCAGGAGTGGAAGCGTCTCACCGTGCAAGTGCAGCAAGGTGACGAGCAGTCGATGCTGGAGCTGTACCGGCGGGCGCTGCACATCCGCAGGCTTCACCCGGCCCTGGGCAACGGGGCATTGGGCTGGGACCCTGCCGCTGGATCCGGCGTGCTCTCCTTCATTCGTCCTCCCGGTTTCCAGTGCATCGTCAACTTCCGCTCTGACGCCCTTCAACTGCCGGATCACGGCGGGGTGCTCCTGAGCAGCGTTCCCCTGGAGAACGGACGCTTGCCCGGAGACGCGGCCGTGTGGCTCACTCGATGACACCCGCGCGCCCACCGCTTGGGCCTGGAGCCTCGGCGGGGAGCGCCAACCACACGAGCCGGATGCAGGCCGGTGCCACCCAGATGGGCCTGCGAACTCGGCTGCCAGCTGCAGCAGGGCAACGCCGAAGTGACACCCACGTCGTCGATCATCCGATCGAAGGACGTACGTCTAGTCACGTAAGCCCTTCACGGGTGGTTCCGGAGCCCCTAATCTGGCATGGCGTAACCATTCATATCCGTAGCGTAATCATACAGTGGGTCGGCGATCGTGCCGCTCCCCTGTCCCCGAGCAGCCGGTCACGGAACCCGTTCCCAGACAACGAGCTGCTCCCTCCGGGGCCGACGTCCCTGAAACCTCGACTGCGATCGCTCTGATCGCCTCTCCTCAGGGCCAGCTACCGACTCCGGTGTTCCGCTGCTCCCGGCAGCCCGCGTCGACTTGCAAGCGACGGAGACCGTCATGGCCACCAGCTACTGGTTCAACGTCCTGGACTACGGTGCGACCGCCAACGGCGTCACCGATGACACCACCGCAATCCAATCCGCGATCAACGCCGTGCCCTCCTCCGGAGGAACTGTCGTTTTCCCGGCGGGCACCTACAAAATCTCCTCCGCCTTGGTGGCCCGCTCCAACCTGATCCTGCAAGGTGTCAGCGACGGCTCGTCGGTGATCTCGCAGAGCAGCACCACGGCCCACGGCCTCACCGGCTCGGACATCACGAGGCTGACCCTCCAGGATCTCACCGTCCAGGGTCCGGGCAGCGGCAGTGGTAAAGGGATCCTGCTGACGCGGTCGGCGAATCCCGCGACCGTCTCGCTGACGTTCTCGCGCATGACGGTGAAGTTCTTCGGCAACACCGGCATCGAGCTGTCCAATCCGATCGTGTCCACGTTCACCGGAGTGACATCGGCCAACAACGGCAACCACGGCTGGGACATCCACGGTGTCTCCGGCGGCGCGGCAGGGACGAGTTGCTCGTTCATCGCCTGCTACGCCGACATCGTCACCAACGCCGGTTTCCGTCTCGACACGATGGCCTACTGCTCCTTCGTCGGCTGCGCCGCGGACCACTGCGGCATCGGCTACGAGGTGACCGGTGTCGGAAGCCAGGGCATCAGCTTCACCGGGTGCGGAGCCGAATCCGCAGTCAACCGCGGCACCGGATACAACGGCTACAGCTGGAAGATCAACGCGGCGATCGGTGTGGGCCTGTACAACCCCTTCACCTACAACAGTCCCAACGTCAGCATCTGGGTCACCGGCGGCGCCCGGGCGGTCAGCATCCTCGGATTCGCCGAGAACACACCCACCGGTACGGCGGTCAACTCGATCAAAGTCGACTCCGGCTGCTCGGCCACCCTCGGCGACTGCAGCAACGTGGAGCCCCTGTCGCTGGCGGGCAGTACCAACATCATCAACGACACCGCCGGCGGCACCGTCGCCGCCGGGTTCGTCTACGGCGCGGACTCCGCCTACTACGAAGGCACCGTCTCCTCCGGCACCGCGCCGGCCTCGGCCGAGCACCTGACGCGCAAGGACTACGTTGACGCCAAGGTCAACCCCGCCCCCGTCACCCTCACCGACGCCCCCACCATCGCCACCAACGCGGCCCTCGGCAACCTCTTCCGCGTCACCCTGCAGGGCAACAGGACCCTGGGCACACCGACCAACCCCACCAACGGCCAACGCGTCACCTGGGAACTCATCCAGGACGCCACCGGAAACCGCACCCTCACCCTCAGTTCAGCCTTCGTCCGAGGTACCACCATCCCGACCGTCACCCTCACCACCACGGCCAACAAACGGGACTTCCTCACCGCGATCTACAACGCCACCACGAACAAGTGGTACGTACTCGACTTCGTCAAGGGCTTCTGACCAGCAGGGGCCGTGGCGAGACTCGACCGCAGTGATCCACTTGCCGGGCGGCCATGACCGGGGAGAATCGACGGTAGAGGCGCAACCGCCGTTTCCCGGCGAGCAGAGCCGGTCGGCGGGCCGGATCAGGTCTTGGCGCGGCGGCTGCCGCGGTGCTCCGACGAGGACAGCCTCCTCACCGATGCCGCGAGTCCGTCCGCCGCTGTCATCCTCGCTCAAGGCAATCCGGCGCCCTTCAGGAGCAGGAACCCGATCCTCCTGTCGCAGGCTGCGTCGTGGAAGAAGCCCGTCTGGCCGATGGGCGCTACCCGGAAGCCGAGGTGTCATCGTTGGGCCGGCCGACGCGGGGGGAGACGCGCAAAGAGGCTTGGGGGCCTGCGTTCGTACGTCAGCGCAGAGACCTGACCGCCAAGGGTATGACCCTGCCGGGACACATATCCGACCTTCGCCGCGCCGGTCCTGGACGGATCGTCGTGCTGGTGCCCGCGCACGACGAGGAAGCGCTCATCGCCGAGACTCTTCAGTCGCTCGCGGCCCAGAGCAGACCTGCGGACGAGGTCATCGTCGTCGCCGACCGGTGCACCGACCGCACCGCTCAGATCAGCACAGCCCACGGCGCGAGGGTCGTCGAATCGGTCGGGAACACGCAGGCCAAGGCCGGTGCGCTCAACCAGGTCCTGGACGAATTACTGCCACGGCTGTCCGACGACGACGCCGTCATGGTCATGGACTCCGACACCTCGTTGTCCTCCGAGTTCATCGCCAGGGCAGCTCGCCGCCTACACGAACAGGAACCCGGCCTCCCCCCCATAGGGGGCGTGGGCGCCATCTTCTTCGGCTACCCCCTGCACGGTCTGGTCTGCCACCTCCAGGACAACGAGTACGTGCGCTACGCACGTGAACTCCACCGCCGCCGCGGCCGCGCCGACGTCCTGACCGGCACAGCCTCCCTCTACCCGGCCAAGGCCCTGCGTCAGATCCAGCGAGCCCGCGCAGAGAGCACCCTGCCGAGGGGGGACGACGTCTACGACGTGGAGTCGCTGACCGAGGACAACGAACTGACCCTCGCACTCAAACAGCTCGGATACCGCTGTGTGTCCCCGTGCGCCTGCATCGTGGGCACCGAACTCATGCCCACCTGGTCCCGGCTCTACTACCAGCGGCTTCGGTGGCAGCGCGGCGCCCTGGACAACCTCAAGGCCTACGGCCTCACCCGCGTCACGCTGCCCTACATGTGCCGGCAGGCGCTCACCTATCTGAGCGTGGCGTTCGTCCCCTTCTTCCTCACCGTCCTGGGGTACTACACGGTGACCAAGGGTTTCCCGGGAGTGCCGTGGTTCTGGGCCACGGTCACCGGCATCGCCGCCTTCGAACGCGTCTGGGCAGCCAAACGCGGCGGCTGGAAGTCCCTGCTGCTCGCCGTCGCGATCGTGCCGGAAGTGCTGTTCGACCAATTCCTCAACGTGGTCTACGCCAAAGCGCTCATCGACATCCTGACCCGCTCCGACGCCACCTGGGAACAAGCACGCGGCCGTAAGAAACGCCTCCGTAGGCTGCTGGTCACCACCTGCGGTCTGGTCCTCCTACT
This Streptomyces sp. NBC_00377 DNA region includes the following protein-coding sequences:
- a CDS encoding glycosyltransferase family 2 protein, which codes for MTLPGHISDLRRAGPGRIVVLVPAHDEEALIAETLQSLAAQSRPADEVIVVADRCTDRTAQISTAHGARVVESVGNTQAKAGALNQVLDELLPRLSDDDAVMVMDSDTSLSSEFIARAARRLHEQEPGLPPIGGVGAIFFGYPLHGLVCHLQDNEYVRYARELHRRRGRADVLTGTASLYPAKALRQIQRARAESTLPRGDDVYDVESLTEDNELTLALKQLGYRCVSPCACIVGTELMPTWSRLYYQRLRWQRGALDNLKAYGLTRVTLPYMCRQALTYLSVAFVPFFLTVLGYYTVTKGFPGVPWFWATVTGIAAFERVWAAKRGGWKSLLLAVAIVPEVLFDQFLNVVYAKALIDILTRSDATWEQARGRKKRLRRLLVTTCGLVLLLAGVVGLAFACIALGIAWHLIAVFVLSGAAAAVIRLSRLFPLGLLLSLPSGEPKHDDMPPWRQPATPIPASTGSRTHG
- a CDS encoding glycosyl hydrolase family 28-related protein, translated to MATSYWFNVLDYGATANGVTDDTTAIQSAINAVPSSGGTVVFPAGTYKISSALVARSNLILQGVSDGSSVISQSSTTAHGLTGSDITRLTLQDLTVQGPGSGSGKGILLTRSANPATVSLTFSRMTVKFFGNTGIELSNPIVSTFTGVTSANNGNHGWDIHGVSGGAAGTSCSFIACYADIVTNAGFRLDTMAYCSFVGCAADHCGIGYEVTGVGSQGISFTGCGAESAVNRGTGYNGYSWKINAAIGVGLYNPFTYNSPNVSIWVTGGARAVSILGFAENTPTGTAVNSIKVDSGCSATLGDCSNVEPLSLAGSTNIINDTAGGTVAAGFVYGADSAYYEGTVSSGTAPASAEHLTRKDYVDAKVNPAPVTLTDAPTIATNAALGNLFRVTLQGNRTLGTPTNPTNGQRVTWELIQDATGNRTLTLSSAFVRGTTIPTVTLTTTANKRDFLTAIYNATTNKWYVLDFVKGF
- a CDS encoding glycoside hydrolase family 13 protein, producing MTSRDHPDLPWKTSQRRDDARHGDVKWWRDAVCYQVYLRSFADGNGDGVGDLAGLRRRLLYLSELGVDAVWVNPWYPSPMADGGYDVTDYRAIDPTFGSLPEARALIEEIHALGLRILIDLVPNHASSQHPWFSEALAGGPGCVGRDRFIFRPGLGPDGDLPPNNWRSVFGGSAWTRVVEPDGMPGEWYLHLFAPEQPDLNWDNAEVRREFESILRFWFDHGVDGIRIDVAHAMIKAPGLPDLGPADIELIGSAAHPGHPHWDREGIHDIFRDWRALADSYAAPRVFVAEACARNPERLSRYARPGELHTAFNFDYLTTPWRAAHMRTAIDKSLTTMGAVGAPATWVLSNHDVVRHLTRYGRPQSDGPVHDLADHLLAGPFDLELGTRRARAAALLTLALPGCAYLYQGEELGLWEVEDLPDEALQDPIWRRSGHTNRGRDGCRVPMPWSGDTPPFGFSPDHAGSAPWLPQPQEWKRLTVQVQQGDEQSMLELYRRALHIRRLHPALGNGALGWDPAAGSGVLSFIRPPGFQCIVNFRSDALQLPDHGGVLLSSVPLENGRLPGDAAVWLTR